Part of the Vanacampus margaritifer isolate UIUO_Vmar chromosome 12, RoL_Vmar_1.0, whole genome shotgun sequence genome, taGAAACGCATCATACTCTTCAAATTTAAaacacataaaagaaaaaacgaactaatttaaatttaaataaaatatgtcatatgcggctctggagccacaggttgcagaccccaaCCCTAAACTTTTCAAACTTGGCAACCCACCTGTACCTTTTTAGCACTAGATAGGGTAACCCTGTTTTCACAGTTCTGTTTCGTACACTATAGAAACGTAGATGACCTCACAGCTAACATTTACCATTCTGACACCATTTTTCACAGGATTTGGGTGTTGAATATTGTGTACACTGACATCATCTCCTAGAAgctatcttgctagctagctactagctagctagctagctagcaagatacACCTATctacttgctagctagctagctaggcatTATCATGATGATTCACCTATATCAGAGGCAAGCGGTTGGATATGCCACAAAACTTTTCATACTGATTCAACTCTTTTACTTACtctaaataaaagttaaaaaaaaaaaaaaagtagtaaggTGTATTCCATGTTACGTGTCACATTGCTGTTTAGAGCAAGCTAGCATTTGATAGCTAACTTTGACACTGATGCTGGCTTTAGATCagaggtcaccaacctttttgaaacttgCTTGGTACTGATAAATATAAAGTGCTACCAGTTTGAGACACACTTAGTTGCTCAAAATAGCTTTTAATTGTATAATTGTATCATCTTAAATGTAATTACCAGTTATTAGTTATATTTATCTATGTGAAGACAATGATCCATGTTAATAGTTTctcacaataaatacaaaaatacaaggTAGGAAACAAATATCAATGAGTTTAGTCATTTGTGgaaatgtggaaatgtgtggTAATGTAGCCTACCTTAAAAGCAATATTAAAAACATAGCAAAAAACGAAAACAGTACAAGCAATGGAATCGTAAATGGCAAATCATGGAACgtcattgtttgtatttttaccaaatcaaaataaattggGTGAGTGCAGGAAGCAAAATGTTTCCACATCTAATGGACTCTGACTTTATTTCCAATATTGACATCTTCTTAAATGTCGTCTAAACAGTGGTGTATATTTCCTCTTGTTCTAACAGAGACGCCCGCACCCTTCGCTGTGAATCAGAACACCTCAGAGATGGTTGTGACTGCTTCTTTAGACCGAGAAGAAAGTGAACGTTACAGACTCCTTCTGGTTTGCACAGTTAGTACAGAAACCGCCATCACGACGCTGGACACTCCTCTGGATGTCTTTGTCAATGACGAGGACGATAACGCACCGCATGTGAACGGAACCGACACGGCGGACATTGTCATCAGCTTCAATCGGACCAAagtaagaaaacaaaagacTGAATCTGAAATTAGATTTATAGAAATGCTGATTCATCTCGTTTGTCTCTTTCCAGGGTGGTACTTACGGCTCATTGTCAGTTTTTGACAGGGACTTGACGTCCATCTATTCTACAGACCAAAGTCACAATAAGTATGTTGAGACCTTGCTCAACACCGATCCTTGGACCCGAGAAACTTTTGATGTCAAACGTAGCTTCAGTGAAAAGAAAGCTACTCATAACGGCGTCAGAGAAACCATTCACAACTATCGTAAGTCATCCCATCAACTCAACCTCATCTTTTTAAGAGCAGATGTTTGAGAAGAAAACCTGTCATGTGTCCCTTTTAGAGCTGATCCTGAAGAGGAGCTTGCTTGTGACGGAGAATCGCAGCGTGCAGTTGGACTACCTGGTCAATGACACCACCTATCCTGGTCTAGAGGGAACTGTGTCGCTTCACTTCAACGTCACCATCTTACCGGTCCACATCCGCTTTGAGAACATCACACATATCTTCACACTCACACGGAGAGCTTCGGTTTATGCTCAGGTAGTCAAACTCAACTAAAAGTGTATGTAGGAGAAAAAATGGCATCTGTTTGTTCATCATGGGATTATTTTCAGACACAAGACTAACCTAAATTggcaaaattttgattttttttttcttgaggggggtggggggggggggtagaattAGGGTTCAATCCACTACCTCGAGTTAATCTCTAAGGTTTGCGTTTAGCCGTGGTGAAGGATTGTTCCAGCAGCCCATTTTCCCCATTTTTCATTAAACTCTAATCAGTcaaatattttgtcaacaaCGGTGTGCAATATCCTGGTGGTTTCTTCTAGACAGGACAAAATTTTATTACTAGACTGAATTAAGGTGAAGGGGAGATTGTTAAAGCAAGCTGTCAGAACTTCCAGTGGATCCTGTGAGTTAACATAacgtttttattatattattaatattgggaatccataatattttaaaatttggagccgatatttatttgctgtaaaagtgaaaatatcaaaatttcaATTTCCGAACACTTGACTTTGTTTAAAGGCCTTTAAGAACAGCTATTCAGATTTGTAACatgttcaagttttttttaaacgtagaAAATAGACTTTGTTGAAAATTATCGtataaagttaaatgaaaacatcagTTTGCTAAAAAGTAAatcattgaaataattgaaacgTAATCTTCACTATTTAAGTTTAAGAAACAATAAAGACAACAACCACGGAGctactagctagcttgctaccAGCGTGAGGTGCTAGAAGAGAatttaataactcaaaataacTCCGTTTTCAAATGTTTGCTCATCGGCTGttggatttttcaaaatgtctgaTGCTGATATGTATCATAATGTTAAAATAATCGTCCTGCATTGTTGTTTGGTACATCACAGTAATATGGTGTGTATTGCTGTTGTTTCTGCAACATGATAGACTCTGACCAAAATTAAACAATGTCGCTATATTGCATTATGCGTATTTGCCCAAATGTATTTCATAAAAGTCCACCTCAGTAAATGAGACATATTAAAATTGCTTAGTACATAACTGtggtaaataattaaaaaaaaaaatgctacttaGCTGAGTGCTTAACAATGTTGCTGTCTAAAAATCTGCCTCTGCGCTACTTGGAGAGCCACATTCATCATCCTCTCCTTTGTAGACACTTGATCAGAGTGGTAGCACTTTTTCAGTTTCACTTCTTGTCAAGCCTGCCCCCTGCTGACtcaataccaaaaataaaaacaaaaactacttTTCAGGTACAACATGGCCTGCCTGGTCACCGGTCAATCGCAggccacatatgaaagtgacatGAAATCCTCTTTCACCCCTTCTCAGGTTGGTAGAGTCTGCGTGGAAAACTGCCAGCAGTTTGATGGCTTCAGTGTCACATACCAGCTCAAGGTTCCTGATAAGAACGTCTCTGCTGACGAGCTGTCCTGCTATTCAGCCATAAGTATCGCCCAGGCGCCGGACGAAATGTGGGGATTCCTCTACGTGAACGACTCCGAGCCCCTGAGAAGATCCGAGTGCCAGGATCTGCAGTACATTGTTGTCGCTCAGGCGGCGCACGCACAGTCGGAAACCAGCACTCAGATTCAAATCATTCTGGATACTGAAGGTGGAATACCAGCAAATGCTTATAAATACTTAATGCAATCtttatgcactctaaaaacagttgggtcaaaagtaacccaattatggatcaaaaatggatcgATCCACTTTGTGggtccatttgacccaactttctgggttgttttatacaaaatgacctaattttttgacccaagtaaaggatctgaccaatatttatgagttgttttacgctgaatgacccatttcttgattcaaagttgggtcaaatcgacccacgtttttacccatagttgggttatttctgacccaactatttttagagtgtgtgaaatctactctaaaaaataaaaataacccaattatggatcaaaaatgggccgattcactttatgggtcaatttgacccaactttatgggttgtttgaTACAGaatgaaattttgttttttcttaaatatatatatatatatatattgtgtgtgtgtgtgtgtgtgtgtgcgcattacAACCccgaaagttgggtcaatttgacccaagttgttttataaaaaatgacccaatttttgactcaaatatgggtcaaactgacccaagttGATGATCTGGcccaactttctgtgttgttttacacaaaatggcccaattacactctaaaaacaattgggtcaaaagtaacccaattatggatcagaAATGGatcgatccactttatgggtcaatttgacccaactttctgggttgtttgatACAAAAGGACCTAATATTTGATCCAAAGttacccaagtagaggatctttCCCAACTTATGGGTTGTTGTACACAGAATGACCATTTTTTATGttaggcttttgttttgttttgtttttggtgaaaAGCAACCCCGAAAttcttgtttcttttgtttttgtttttgttgttgtttgtttttttgaaagttgttttctagaaaatgacccaatttttgactcaaagtttggtcaatttggtcaatttgacccaacaagtatctgacccaacttttggggttgtGTTAtacaaaatcactttttttttcttctgcaaaGCAACCtacaaatttgggtcaaattgacccaagtagagaatcgatccatttttgaccaactgtttttagagtgtattttaaatccaagttgttttttttccccctcacatCATTTCATCCCAGTCCTGCTTTTCCCCAGTTGTTtagaattaaatatttttatgtcaTGTTGTTCCCCTCTTCTCAGCGTATTTaagaaaagtatattttgtgCCTGTTTTATGTAGTAAACCAGGACAGTCAGCAGTTCCTGTCCTGCGCAGAAAACAGACATCGAGGAGACTGCGAGTCTACCAGAGGCCTGGGGGCAACTAAAGGGAGATGCCAGTGGAGGCAAGGCACTGAAAAAGGTCATTTACAAATATACGGTAGTTAAAACAAAGATTGGCATTGGATATTCAACACactatataaattatataaatatgattattattacaggAATCACAGAAAACTACTCGACCTGCTCCCCAGACCTGCGCACATGTCCGGATAGCTTTTGCGATGCAATTGAAAGCAAAGATACATCACTATGCCCGCAAGACTGTACGAGTAAGTTGTGATATggattgttcttttttttttttggatgatgAAGCATGGCAGATTCTGattgcgtgcatgtgtgtgtctgtgcgtgtgtatttttgtgaagaaGAAACCGTGACCGGCGGGCATGAGCTCGGCCTGAGGAACGGCATCCAGGCTTGCCACGGGACCTGTTATTGCTTAATGGACAGATGTTTTTGTGAAAAGGAAGATATTGAGGGTGAGTTGTTgagaatgcttgcgaacgtagcgaatttggggttttcacTAGGATTTGTGAGGTATTCATAGACAGTTTTTACctgtcaaaaaaacattttttaaacatgttcagACAATATTTTACTGCGAAGatctttgaaactttttttacGAACGTTACCCTGacgaaaaaaactaaattagctacatttgctGCTTAgggagatacagggaacttgtcatttatgtatttatttatatttttgctttataaaatgaaactttttatttttttaaattgagaaattatgttgaaattttgaaaaactttatttacagtaggaaaaactgtaaataaataaataataaaactggAAGCGCCTTGTAATTTTTTGTTATAACTTTTAAACAAAAGCTGCCtattctttttgtttaaaatgaaaagaaaaaccatAAAAGTGttcaaaatttgaatttttttttaacaaatatgctttaatgctaatgttttctcttttactgcaaatgattattggcttgaaatattggttatcagcctccttgactactaataatcagtatcggccttgaaaaaaccCACATCGGTCTATCACGAACATTAGCATACCAAAAGTGTTTCTCTCCTGCTAACTCCACATTTCTACTGTTCCCCCCCCAGAGGGTCTCTGCGACGACATGTGTAAGACGGTCGTCGCCAcggtcctcctcctctccttcatcCTTTCCATCCTCCTTTCTTCATACTTCATCCACCGCTACCACAAGAACTCACCCAAGCCCCCGATAGCGTCCGCCGAGATGACCTTCCGCCGGCCGGCCCAGGCCTACCCCATCAGCTTCCCTGCTAACAACCTACGAAGAGGCTCACAAGAATCCATCGAGGCCGACACCTTTAAAATACCCGTGAGCTGCTTCTCACCCCGCGCGTTTGATTCATTTTGACCTTTTGAGATCTCATATGGGACGCGATGTTCATTTCCTTTCAACAGGAGGATCCCAAATGGGAATTCCCTCGTAAGAACCTCGTGCTTGGCAAGACATTGGGAGAGGGAGAGTTTGGAAAAGTTGTCAAAGCCACAGCATTCAGGTTGAAAGGAAAAGCAGGTTACACTACGGTGGCTGTGAAAATGCTTAAAGGTAAGAGAGATCAAACCGCAAGCAGATGTTACTAAATGATGATGCAATgaccatccatcaattttctatatCGCTTGTACTTTTTCAGGTCAAGCAATATAGTGGATCAATTCTAGTTACTTTCACACCTGTTGGCAATCAAGAGTCTTTAATTAACTGAACTGAacacatgttcattttgaaatgtggaaagtgcttttttttccgaAACCATCTTTACACTTTCCGACTAGAATGCACAATCAGCCACATCTGACatgtaataatttaatttaaaatgttactaATTCAAGTTGACTGTAAGGGCAAgaagtaacaaaaatattttgtcaaatttgTTCCACACTTCCacaatgttcatgtttttttttaaccaggtaAAAATAATTGAGGACTAATTCTCATTTCCAAACATGACCTGTAAATTGGTATTAGAGTTTTTGCAAAATTCTTCTCACTAATAAGCAAAGTAGAAAGAAAGAGATGGTGAGAAAACAACACTCACTCAACTCTGTCACAGAGATGTTCATGTACaactaaaagggaagtcaacccaaaattttCTTGGCAATATTATGTTGTATGCACTCtcagtctaaacacggcattcttaTTGATATTGTGTTTATGGCATAAGAATAAAagcatctcaggaggcggccattttgccactcgctatcgagctgctcagggctcaggtaatgaccaatcccagctcagctggtgaacgtcacatgaccaaactaaaaaaaaaaaacagtgactcgtgattggtcattatctgAGAGGCCTGAGCAACcgattttcagtcgacagcgagtggcaaaatggccgccccccgagatggataaaaacaggtcgATTTTGCTGCCGTATTTAAGACTAATGGTGGGATTTTTACGTGTACTTTAATGTAGATGTGCTCTGTCCTGATCATTGTTTATTCTCCATGACAGAAAACGCCTCCCATAGTGAGCTACGGGACCTGTTGTCAGAATTCACTTTACTCAAGCAAGTGAACCATCCTCACGTCATAAAGATGTACGGAGCATGCAGCCAAGACGGTAGGACCTCATCCAAGCTCCTCAGTCACAGCCGGCGTTGCGCGCGGAGTGTGACAGACTGTGTTTCTCTGAATAGGTCCATTGTACCTGATCGTCGAATATGCCAAGTTTGGCTCGCTTCGCAACTTCCTCCGCGAGAGCCGGAAAGTTGGCCCGAGCTTCATGGGAATGGACGCCAACCGAAACTCCAGCTATTTGGAGAACCCAGACGACAGGGCGCTCACTATGGGTGACCTGATCTCCTTTGCATGGCAGATATCCAGGGGCATGCAGTATTTAGCTGAAATGAAggtttgacctttttttatttttttttattgtgcatctTCTCTATATATTATGATTAAGCTTTCTGAGATTGTTTTGTCCGACAGCTTGTTCACAGGGACCTTGCAGCACGAAATGTGCTGGTAGCAGAGGGAAGAAAGATGAAAATCTCAGACTTCGGCCTCTCCAGAGATGTGTACGAGGAGGACTCTTATGTTAAGAGGAGCAAggtgaagagaaaaaagaacacacatTTGAAACATTTCAATGTCATCTCTGAATTCATCTCAAAATCTTGTGGTATCTTTTGTGAAGGGTCGAATACCTGTTAAATGGATGGCGATAGAGTCCCTGTTTGATCACATTTACACAACGCAAAGTGACGTGTGAGTACAGTCATCATTCTTGAAATGTTCAAATTAATAAGTCACTCTCCATTATATGTTATATGTTATTGTcgtttttattctcctcactttttttgccaAGAAACAATACTTCTGATTGACACTGTTcacatttcaacttgcttcaaaaatgtatcgtctgattccacattactttgcacaatttaacgttaaatatcaactttttcccattcatttttaaatggtaCCGACATTGAACATTTACTAAGTTGTGGTGCATTTGGTAAATTGCCTtttccagtaaccaggaggtcgcgggtttgaatccttcctccgactgtacattgcaaatatatccatgacAATTATGCTAAGAGATATAAATGTacaccaactgactatcatggTTCCACTTTTCCGTGTAAATtaagggtactgcatgcctagatggcgctattgagtgatgtatttattttttgcatttttccattggatatcattagttccactttttcatATAAATGAAGGAGgttactgcatgcctaggtggcgctattgagtatttttcatctttccattggatatcattagtttcacttttccatctaaatgaatggaaggTACTTTCAGATACcaattttccatataaatttcaacttgcttaaaaaattaacgcctcccgggttcaagtgttctttttattcatttatctttcaactacaattaatactttgttattgtcacataatttatctttcaatttacttcataagcattcggcttagcattcagctattagcatacatcttagcattcagctattagcatacatcttagcattcagctattagcatttagctttcaCCATTCAAACGCAAttcctgcagaaattgcacttataTTACGCCGAATGGTGTGTTTCTTCTTGCGTCCAGTTGGTCCTTTGGTGTGCTCTTATGGGAAATCGTGACATTAGGAGGTAATCCATATCCCGGGATTGCACCTGAACGCCTCTTTAACCTGTTGAAGACTGGCTACAGGATGGAGAGACCGGAGAACTGCTCCGAGGAAATGTGAGCTATTTGTTACAAGTGCACTGCAGCACACAAAGCGCTCTGCGGGGAAATCAAATAATATTTACGCAAGCAACTGCAAAAATATTTCCTATGCAGGTATAACCTTATGGGCCGATGCTGGAAACAAGAATCGGACAAGAGGCCGACCTTTTCTGACATCAGCAAAGAACTGGAAAAGATGATGGTTAAAAGTCGGGTATGGTGAAGCATTGCCAATCAAATTTCCTTCAAGAGCAcaaatattgtttacatttatttaaagggaaagtcaacccccaaatggTCTTTACAATTACGTGTTCTATGCTGCTCCACTACTCTAAACAaggcattctgattattattgcatttgtggaatgtgaattaagcagcaaaatccacccatttttatccattttagggggcggccattttgccacttgctgccgactgaaaattacatcacagttgggctcaggtaatgaccaatcacggctcacctgttatctgaaggtgagccgtgattggtcgttacctgagctctgagcaactgtgaagtcattttcagtcgacaggaagtgacaaaatggccgccagtggattttgctgattaactcgtattccacaaacgcaatattaatcaaaatatgatgtttattattgcatttgtggaatgtgaattatgcagcaaaatccacccttttttatccatcttagggggcggccattttgccacttgctgttgactgaaaatgacatcacagttgggctcaggtaatgaccaatcacggctcacctgttatATGAAggcgagccctgagcaactctgatgtcattttcagtcgacagcaagtgacaaaatggccgcccagtggattttgctgcttaactcatattccacaaacgccaTTTTAATccgaatgtcgtgtttagacaggtgggggcacatacaagatcttgtaaagaacattttttggaTTGAATTCCTCTCATAATACATTTTgaagaacaaaagaaagaaattattcCTTGTCGCAACAGTGAGAAATGACcgcattttgttttcattctttttccaTTCACATTTGCACACACGTACAATCGGTTATATCTGGAAAAACCCATATTAAATTCATGCATGTGGCAGGAAAACAAAATTGCAAGCGTGTACTGTTGATAGAACTCAATTGTGGTGAAGCTTTTGTGCCATTGTTGCTTGAGAACCTATTATTAGTTCAAATGTGGCCTTGGCAAGGATGCATTTAAAACACTGCAGCCATATTTATTCTTGTTCAAACAGGGCTGTATCTTAATCAAACAAAGAAGTGTGTTAAagcacagataaaaaaaaaaaaaaaaaaaaaaaacaagcttcaCCCCCGCCCCGATAATCAGCCTAATCACACCTTGATCTGCTTTCGTCAGGATTACCTGGACCTGGCAGCGTCCACGCCTGCTGACGCCCTGCTGTACGATGACGCGCTCTCTGAAGAGGACACACCACTTGTGGACTGTAATAACGCCCCTATCCCTCGAACCCTCCCCTCCACATGGATTGAAAACAAGCTCTATGGTAGAATTTCCCATGCATTTACTAGATTTTAGAAACAGGGCAAACAGGCTCTCTGTTCTAGCAAGTTCTGTTTGGCTTTCTATAGTCaagtgtgtgtgactgtgaTCTGGGCATGCCTTCTTTCGCTGATTATTCCTGAACCATTTCATGGTAAAATATATTATGCGTTGTCTTACATTCTGTTTTATTTGGACCTGCTTCTAATGTACAGGAAAGCTGACCAAAAACTCTACATTTGTAAATACGTACTACactcatcatttttttattttttatatataccgTTTGCACatcattaacattttatttgtactttttaacttttttattttatttacttttttgggtCATAATGTCCTCTTTTGTTGGCACCGATGGAAACTTGTGACATTTGAAACAGGTCCTCGCTGAATTTAATCCCTACTTGTGGTTTGAATTTCAGATTGTCATAAATTTTCCTCACTTTTTCCATGTGTAGCTATTAATCTATGATTCCGTAATGGAGAAGCAGTAAGGCTTTTGAGTGCAACTCTTTGGTGATGTGACTTCAATAAACAGAATGTATAGGTTGCTAATGCAATACTAATTGATGCCTTGATACATTTCCTACCATTGATAACGGTGACAAAGCCATAATTTACACGtctgtcgattttttttttgtctgttggcCACTGCAGAGTTTGATTTAAAAGCCTTGCTGTCTGCGCACTGCTTTTCTTTCACTGAGTGCAGAAAAATGATGTGTTCTCATTTTTAGGCATGTCATACCCGAACTGGCCCGAGAAGAGCCCGGTACCGCTCAACAGACATGATGCCACTAATCCAGTCTTTACAAGATATGCCAATGATAGTGTTTATGCAAACTGGATGGCTTTGCCTTCACCCGCAAAAACTGTGGACAAGCTTGATAGCTAGATGTGACGAGACAAATCCACACTGTAGAAAAGATATGTTGGTAGATGTGTATATTTCTATAATACTGTATAGATGCAATCTGATGCTAAAAGTTGGTTCCCTTTTATTTCTGTTGCACGGGTATGAAAACtggggtctttttttctttgctgcgaAACTAGCTGAATCAAAGCAGGCCATGTTTCATTCAGCTCTCATGTATATTAATAATTACCTCACAGTCATGTTGGCCACGTTGTATCACTGCATGACTGTTGTACCAGATTGTATGTCAGTGAGTGTCAATGTCTTTTAAGTGCCTGTGCCGCTTCCACAATAGCCTCCAAATATTCATGTGCTACTGTGAAGATCATGTTCCAGCCCAGGAATTAAAGGGGACACCTTTACCATCATCTGCTGTAGACAGCTGGAACTGAGTGgacaaaaaatgtaaagtttCTACTTTGGAGGACTGCGCTCCTTGCTATGTCCAAagaccaatcttttttt contains:
- the ret gene encoding proto-oncogene tyrosine-protein kinase receptor Ret, producing the protein MGSSCGFSRGNGASALLLLWMLLRAKGLYFPQNEYKETIYVGQVAGSWVLQVHAMLDSESEKPHFYLCWSRSIKRPGYSSWFDMDANTGVLSLNKTLDEHDFASLYKPSWSVKKLSLYVMVLPNFTKRSWCITRNTPRIILDFVNATMPQCAQTDMKELCFPHRDSARPHIMENRFPGAVMQLRRLTRLNVCPNYTISYSVESETPAPFAVNQNTSEMVVTASLDREESERYRLLLVCTVSTETAITTLDTPLDVFVNDEDDNAPHVNGTDTADIVISFNRTKGGTYGSLSVFDRDLTSIYSTDQSHNKYVETLLNTDPWTRETFDVKRSFSEKKATHNGVRETIHNYQLILKRSLLVTENRSVQLDYLVNDTTYPGLEGTVSLHFNVTILPVHIRFENITHIFTLTRRASVYAQVGRVCVENCQQFDGFSVTYQLKVPDKNVSADELSCYSAISIAQAPDEMWGFLYVNDSEPLRRSECQDLQYIVVAQAAHAQSETSTQIQIILDTEVNQDSQQFLSCAENRHRGDCESTRGLGATKGRCQWRQGTEKGITENYSTCSPDLRTCPDSFCDAIESKDTSLCPQDCTKETVTGGHELGLRNGIQACHGTCYCLMDRCFCEKEDIEEGLCDDMCKTVVATVLLLSFILSILLSSYFIHRYHKNSPKPPIASAEMTFRRPAQAYPISFPANNLRRGSQESIEADTFKIPEDPKWEFPRKNLVLGKTLGEGEFGKVVKATAFRLKGKAGYTTVAVKMLKENASHSELRDLLSEFTLLKQVNHPHVIKMYGACSQDGPLYLIVEYAKFGSLRNFLRESRKVGPSFMGMDANRNSSYLENPDDRALTMGDLISFAWQISRGMQYLAEMKLVHRDLAARNVLVAEGRKMKISDFGLSRDVYEEDSYVKRSKGRIPVKWMAIESLFDHIYTTQSDVWSFGVLLWEIVTLGGNPYPGIAPERLFNLLKTGYRMERPENCSEEMYNLMGRCWKQESDKRPTFSDISKELEKMMVKSRDYLDLAASTPADALLYDDALSEEDTPLVDCNNAPIPRTLPSTWIENKLYGMSYPNWPEKSPVPLNRHDATNPVFTRYANDSVYANWMALPSPAKTVDKLDS